Below is a genomic region from Ziziphus jujuba cultivar Dongzao chromosome 7, ASM3175591v1.
ttttttttcatgatatAGATCGTGTGAAGTACCAAAGTGTAGCAATTGACTAAATACACAataaattacccaaaaaaaaaaaaaaaactaaatacacAATAAGATTGGATTTGTGGAGactagtattatattatattattatttatataattcccTCCCTGGATACACAGCCTCGTAAAGTGGATTGAActgaaaatttccaaaattagtTCTTTTGGTTATAACGAAACCAGATTTTAGACTATAATTCAACCAGCCAAGATGAGATAATTTAACTATTAACATCTTCCCAACCATAAATACAACTTGATAAACATCCCCATATGCTAACCAATTGATCAATATTGATGCTTCTTCTTAGAAAAGATAGAATACTAATAGTGCATATTTATCAAGACAGACAACTCTTTTCTACAAGcacgccccaaaaaaaaaaaaaaaaaaaaaagtattatatatTGAGACAGGGAAACACTTTCTACTGGTGGATTACGAACCATTAATTAAGTTGCTTAATAGTAATTTGAACTTTAGGCTAATTCAGGCTTCAGAAGCTTATAGATTTTAATATGTAACATacaactatataatatatatatatatatacatatattccaGTTTATTGTGCAATATATTTACAAGTTATTCTTTGCTGATTTCTAGCTAACCCTCAGTTTAATCTTTCATTTGGATCTCCGAAACGTAAATGTAGAATTGTTAAAACCTGCTTCAAAATCATAAGATTCCGAAGCATGTCTAACAATCTTCCTTTTTTCTGATGAAATGAAGCACGGTATTAAAATCCAAACGAAGACCCAAAATTgcctaagagagagagagagagccaaaaaaaaaaggaaaaaatagaaatcCGAAACTCCTAATTTATCTAGCTGTACAACAAAAGGCAAAATTACGAGTCTGAACACTGAAACCGCACCATAGATTATTTTCACTTCCGGAAAACGTGTTCCTCGCCAGATTTTTGATCGATGTGCTTGATCCAACGGCTAGGACCTTTCTTTAATGCCACAGTCCCACTATTACTTCCTATATGAGCAATATCTAATCCTCTCCCAACAGGCAGAAACACCGATCTCACAACACGTGTCCCCCTCTCGAGAGCCCATTGCCATCTGAACCCCGAAACGTTTCGTTGCCATGCAGCATTTTTACATGCAAAAACCGCACCCTTGTGGCTCGCCTTAGCCAATCTCAGTACCCTTGCGAAATCCCTCCTCTTGCAATCCACCACCAGAAAATCCACTCCCACCAGCCCCCCCATCGTCGCCTCCACTTCCCCCACCGCTATCTCCGGCAGAGGTGGCGGCGGCGGCGACGACGATGAGCTCGCGTTTCGCATCGCCGATACGTATTCCAGCCTCGATCTTTCATCGGGGACGATGCACACGTGTCGTCCTCCTGTATTCCTCGCGGCCACAGCGAGACCGATGCTCGTGGCTATTGGACCTCCCTGAGTCCATGCTTCCACGATCAGCTTGGCGTTCCAACCCGCCGCCATGGCTGAGAGGAGCTCTGCAACTCCgaattctttgaatttctcacactgcaaaaaaaaaaaaaaaaaaaaaaaaaaaatcgtataaAAGCCTAATTAAAATTAAGCAATTAATGGCAATTTAATCcattgaaaaaccaaaaaaaaaaaggaaaaggaaaagagtgGAAGCTATAGGAGCAGAGaatgtttgataaaataatGAGAACTTACTGATTTCACAGTTTCTATGTAGGCTTTAGAAGCCGTTTCTGGGGACCATATGAGCTTCAtggtcttcttctttctctctttttgttttttttttttttttttttctttttctctctctaagtgGGTAGAGAGAGAGACGGGTAGTTTGTTGGGGACTGTGGGCGATTGAGCTGGTAGGATTGCCTATaaatggtctttttttttttttttttttttttgagaaagagAAATCCGTTTTTGCTACATTAGCGTTGACATTTTTGGGAGGGTCTCTGAATTAGAAAATGTATTAACATTGttaagattctttttttctagGCCAgataaggaatttaattaattatatattataataatactcTCTTTTGGCAGGATTCGGCAGCAAATGGCTTATCACTTGCAGTTATCATCTTTTTTTAGTCTGACTTTTGTTTACCACATCTCCTGCATCCCTCCTCATTCTTCTTCTTATGCAACCAAACAACTTCTACTGTAAGTTTCTTCTTAAAAACATGGATATTAgatcatataaattatattgactTTTAATTAATGATGTTTCAACTTTCAATATTTCTACTCATTAATATtcatttagttttaattttcttaatttctcaTTAGTCATTATATATCACCTTTTCCATAATACAacttgtttaaaatataattttccccaaaaaacaaaaaaaaaaaacttgtttgaaATATAATAGCGGAGAAACAATTtagctaaaataataataataataataataaaactcatAATTTACATCATCCACGAGGACTTaatttgtgtttttaattttaaaagtggaGATGAAAAATTTCAAACATTGAGTATAATTTTAGCTGtagtttttattcaaatttcacCACTTGGCGTTGATCGAATAAATTTCTAGAAGACCCTATTTGATGATGGTGTCGTCTTTTAATGTGGATGTTAAATTGTGATTCCATTTTCTGCAAAAGAAGTTGTTTATTAATGATGTAGGACAAAACATAAACTGGGCTAGGATAAATTAATTAGGGGTACACATAGTGGAGAAGATTTACATAGATGTGAAAATATCATAATCATGATCATCgtctaaattaattataaatttaatgacaTAGGAAAAGCTACaggaaaaagataaatataaaaaaacaaagacaagtacaagataaagaaagaaaagtaagTAAAGAAACAAATAGTAAACAGCGGTTAGATTGATAATTTGGacataaaaattagtttttgcACAAGTTGATTTGATCAAGGTCAACTTACAGATATTTCATCAAAAAAGGACGACGTACAGATTGTTGAACTTTATATCATACGGAAGCATAAAATTGAGCAACAAATGTTTTAATAagctagtattattatttttatttattttaaataatgtcaacgatgtttataaattatatacagAAGTATACTAATAAGTGAAATGAAATGTGATgtatatccatttttttaattaattaaaaaaatgtgcttttcatttataagaaaatgaatgaattaatttaaaaataaaaagtaatgattTTATGTTCTCATCTTGGATTCGTACGGTAGTACTGAAGGCATGAAAAATCAATGGCATGGTCCTCTGATGCCAAAGTTGCCAACTTTTTCAAGTAATTGGGTTTAATTCTTAGTTCTATACGACTATTTGCTTCCATACaccttgactttttttttttttttggatatattttctttttattcgaGTTGTGTggaatttaaattgaattataaagccacttaaaaagaaataaattaaattataaagatGCAGTAAAATGTACAGTGGATGAGTTGACACTTGCAAGGTCTGCCATCTACGCATATCTGTAAACGTAGTTGAGGTGGTTCTACATGCACTGGTGAGCTTTAATGGCGTTACACTTTTATCAACGCCACTATCCCAATAATAACTCTAAATTAAGCCAGCTACGTTCTTGCTTTTTTActttgatagttttttttttttttttggatgaaatttttactttcatagtttattttccctttatttctcatttaaaattatttatagaaaaaaattagttaattaataatatccaTAATTTTGATAAGCTAATTGGTTGCTACATCAACGtcatacataattaatatatttatttttctttgatgaaCAGGTCAATTAATTTACGCAACGCTtctcaaaaggaaaaagaaaacaaaaagaaaataccaTTATTTTAAGTTAAGCAGATAATTACAACACCAGAATACGAATATATGAAATTGAAGTCGGTatggtatttttatatttctacaAGTCTATCTCGTACTGATAATATCAATAACAGGCACATCGTACCGTACACTGTATTATGATCAAGTAGTAAGATACTTGAATTAactaatatttgtttattaatatattgtttaattagGATATAATTATAACGGGTAAAGTCAGCAATATTCTTTTGGGCAGCtagtctcatatatatatatatatagagagagagagagagcgagagagagagagagagagagagagagagatagcatGGCCAAGTCTATCAAACATGGtcattacccaaaaaacaaaagtcgATGAACGATGGTTAAtttccatgtatatataaagagaCAAATTGCAGATTTAAGTTAATGTAAAACAGATCACAAAACTCATGAGTATGACTTATCTCCGGTCGATACCTGAAAACCCAAGCCTCTAGgaggaaacatatatatattttttattttttttacttgacaatgaaaataaaatgtctcttaataatatatatatatatatatatatatacacactggTTATGTAATTGATCCTAATTTTGGTACATGCTTATGTCACTTACGTATGCCGCCTTTCTTAAGTGTACGGTGGTGATGGATTTGCCACCTCATAGTTAtaaatttattggaaaatacagtttagatatttaaaaaagaagtaTATGATTTGTTggaaacatattatatatgacCTTATGTTATAAATATGCTAACGTGATGACTATTGAAAATTATCACTTatttggtttaaatttttaattgataattgatGTGTCATTCATAGTgcatattatttcaatatttataattaataactcTCTttgtatatgttatatatatatatatatatatatttgtcatgaTAGGTCATGTCACTCATATTAGAGTGGTAATTAAACACCTAATGTTTGATTATTTGTAATTCTTGTAATATAATCATATGGTACATGCCcatatggaaaaaaattaagtgGTTCAAGGGCAACTTAATTCTACATGatctttttataaattattgatacatggtaaaaaaaaaaaaaaaaaaaaaaggcaattgatataattttaaaatgattaatatgtttaaaattttaatttttttattatgtatttgtCACGTGTCcaaaaatttatgtaaaaatagaTAGTTTTATCTCTACTCACACATGGTACATCATAGCAGAATTGTATCAATATAGACTATGATATCTAGAGGAGATAAGGTATgtctattcttttttctttttttctttcctgaaGCAGTCAACCAGTGAGGCTTAAATTTAAAAGGTGACTTGCGTAACAAGATAACcttgatttatatataatgtgtaatgtttgattaaaataattaatcatgaCAACATGGAATTTAGCTATGAATGTTATGATGGGAGTGGAAGACTAATCGTTTTATGATAAGACCAGAGTTGGGTGTCATTTTGTCAAGTCCTAATAGTGTTGCAAACACCCACATCCTTTATATTTTCAAGCtgataaaaatagatttttgcTACTGCCAGCTCCATTTAGTAAAGTAATATTAGAGACATCAAATTCTGATTGAGAGAATTACGTACTTGATGAAAGATTTCGTAATGATAAAAGTCAAGGTTCATTGTAGAATTCTTATACAAGCTTCTGAAACACACAATGGTTTTCCAAAGCCTCTCTTTCGTCcatcatcccaaaaaaaaaaaaaaaaaaaaaaagaaaagaagggaaACTGATAGAAGAAATTGAATGTATTGAAAACATGAAggggttgtattttatttatttattattattattgtgggaaaaatatgtatttacTTTGAAAGTCAAAATACAAAGCATCCAAAAACAGCGGTTGTTGCATTCACTTACCTCATGCTTGACAGAAATAATTTCTCTGTAGCTTTCAAAATGAGCTAATCTATTATGTCTTCAGTATTTGGCATGTACCCAATTAAAATGatggataaaaaaattgatcacccaatttttttaaattacaacaaGCAGCTTAAGAAATTGTTATAATATAGATTGGAGATGATCAATTAgcatattatattaaatcaGAGAAATATTGAACAATATTTCATATTCAAGGCCTCCCTACAATTTTTAGAGCACTGATATCAGAATCTGGTGAAAAATCATTTTCATCTTACAtattagtaaataataatacttaaaataaaataaatcttacaCATTAGTAAGACTAAAATTTCCATGTTCTGCTTTAGTGAGAGACTAGAATGGG
It encodes:
- the LOC107423604 gene encoding uncharacterized protein LOC107423604, with amino-acid sequence MKLIWSPETASKAYIETVKSCEKFKEFGVAELLSAMAAGWNAKLIVEAWTQGGPIATSIGLAVAARNTGGRHVCIVPDERSRLEYVSAMRNASSSSSPPPPPLPEIAVGEVEATMGGLVGVDFLVVDCKRRDFARVLRLAKASHKGAVFACKNAAWQRNVSGFRWQWALERGTRVVRSVFLPVGRGLDIAHIGSNSGTVALKKGPSRWIKHIDQKSGEEHVFRK